The Methylomonas montana genome has a window encoding:
- the sdhD gene encoding succinate dehydrogenase, hydrophobic membrane anchor protein: MDYKALLEKAADFFSVHSGSGHFWYQRVTAVALVPLSFWLIVLLNKALNAPYAETVDWLSSPFNTMAIIAWTVAVVYHAALGVQVVIEDYVSTIPVRHLAIRATNLIFLVLGIAALLAIIIILLAR; this comes from the coding sequence ATGGATTACAAAGCATTACTGGAAAAAGCCGCCGATTTTTTTTCGGTGCATAGCGGCTCAGGGCATTTTTGGTATCAGCGTGTTACCGCCGTCGCGTTGGTACCGCTGTCGTTTTGGTTGATCGTGTTATTGAACAAGGCACTGAACGCGCCTTATGCGGAAACCGTGGATTGGTTATCTTCGCCGTTTAATACCATGGCGATCATTGCCTGGACGGTGGCGGTGGTCTACCACGCCGCGTTGGGCGTGCAAGTGGTGATCGAGGATTATGTCTCGACGATTCCTGTCAGACATCTGGCGATCCGCGCCACCAATCTGATTTTTTTAGTTCTGGGCATTGCGGCACTGCTCGCGATTATCATTATTTTATTGGCAAGGTAA
- a CDS encoding DUF1674 domain-containing protein, producing the protein MKDKQTLQAQIDNPESESTPAEVAEQIPSLPEEINGPKGPEPTRFGDWERKGRCVDF; encoded by the coding sequence ATGAAAGACAAGCAAACTTTGCAGGCACAGATCGACAATCCCGAATCTGAATCAACACCCGCAGAGGTGGCTGAACAGATACCGTCATTACCCGAAGAAATCAACGGTCCGAAAGGGCCGGAACCCACGCGCTTCGGCGATTGGGAACGCAAGGGACGTTGCGTCGATTTTTGA
- the sdhC gene encoding succinate dehydrogenase, cytochrome b556 subunit produces the protein MSANRPLSPHLQVYRLPLTGLVSITHRMTGVFLSMGLVLFVYVLFAIAAGEGVYGAMQDFMKYWLFKLVYWGFIYALFFHLVHGIRHLIWDTGKTFDRVTLDKFAVYELIASASLTLITFVVS, from the coding sequence ATGTCAGCAAACAGACCCCTTTCGCCCCACCTGCAAGTCTATCGCTTGCCTTTGACCGGCCTGGTTTCCATCACCCATCGCATGACCGGCGTGTTTCTGTCGATGGGCCTCGTGCTGTTTGTCTATGTGCTGTTCGCGATTGCCGCTGGCGAGGGCGTTTATGGCGCGATGCAGGATTTCATGAAGTACTGGTTGTTCAAATTAGTCTATTGGGGCTTCATCTATGCGCTGTTTTTTCATCTAGTGCACGGTATTCGCCATTTGATCTGGGATACAGGTAAGACTTTTGACCGCGTTACTTTGGATAAATTTGCCGTCTACGAATTGATTGCGTCCGCATCGCTGACACTGATTACCTTTGTGGTTTCCTAA